In Amycolatopsis sp. EV170708-02-1, the following are encoded in one genomic region:
- a CDS encoding TetR/AcrR family transcriptional regulator: METSRERYRAQVRAEIKRHAWEQLATTGVSALSLNAIAKHVGMSGPALYRYFPSRDDLITDLIRDAYRSLADAVQSSASVAEVADAIRTWALADPQRYLFVYGTPIPGYRAPGDTTEISNEIMAVLLRVHAAEPDDGRLTAFDAHLEEHREWAGGLPVSSAVLRRAVTFWTRVHGVLSLELAGHFAGMGFDPALLFAAEVDDLPG; this comes from the coding sequence GTGGAGACCTCGCGCGAGCGTTACCGAGCCCAGGTGCGCGCCGAGATCAAGCGGCACGCGTGGGAGCAGCTGGCCACGACGGGCGTGTCCGCGTTGTCCCTCAACGCGATCGCCAAACACGTCGGCATGAGCGGCCCCGCGCTGTATCGGTACTTCCCCAGCCGCGACGACCTGATCACGGACCTCATCCGCGACGCGTACCGGAGTCTCGCCGACGCCGTCCAGTCGTCGGCCAGTGTGGCCGAAGTCGCCGACGCGATCAGGACATGGGCGCTGGCGGATCCGCAGCGATACCTGTTCGTCTACGGAACGCCCATCCCCGGCTACCGCGCGCCCGGCGACACCACGGAGATCTCGAACGAGATCATGGCCGTGCTGCTCCGGGTGCACGCTGCGGAGCCGGACGACGGGCGCTTGACGGCGTTCGACGCTCATCTCGAGGAGCATCGAGAGTGGGCGGGCGGGCTGCCGGTGTCGTCCGCGGTCCTCCGTCGCGCCGTGACCTTCTGGACCCGCGTTCACGGCGTCCTGTCGCTCGAGCTCGCCGGGCACTTCGCCGGCATGGGGTTCGACCCGGCCCTCCTGTTCGCCGCCGAGGTCGACGACCTGCCCGGGTGA
- a CDS encoding SRPBCC family protein, with translation MKSLYRTAALALPLAIGLLGGAVAPAHAATTASPLSCQGKTIDTKAPIHYRTEALIKAPLPKIWRLQTDVERWPSWQEPVLSNERLDHGPLRKNSRFRWTTPAPPTATTPATTLSITSTVHQIQRGACLRWSGPAVGEGLGIDNGIHVWTFTEVNGGVLVRTEENWSGAQVEADVPTATRFLGWGLEAWLKDLKTTAESHC, from the coding sequence ATGAAGTCGCTCTACCGCACCGCCGCGCTCGCGCTTCCGCTCGCGATCGGCCTGCTGGGCGGTGCCGTGGCACCCGCACACGCCGCCACGACCGCGTCCCCGCTTTCCTGCCAAGGCAAGACCATCGACACGAAGGCTCCGATCCACTATCGGACCGAGGCCCTGATCAAGGCACCGCTGCCCAAGATCTGGCGACTTCAGACCGACGTCGAACGCTGGCCGTCGTGGCAGGAGCCGGTGCTGAGCAACGAACGCCTGGACCACGGCCCGCTCCGGAAGAACTCCCGGTTCCGCTGGACCACCCCGGCGCCGCCCACCGCCACGACCCCCGCCACCACGCTGTCGATCACCTCGACCGTCCATCAGATCCAGCGCGGCGCATGTCTCCGCTGGAGCGGGCCCGCGGTCGGCGAGGGCCTCGGCATCGACAACGGGATCCACGTCTGGACCTTCACCGAGGTCAACGGCGGTGTGCTCGTCCGCACCGAGGAGAACTGGTCCGGCGCCCAGGTGGAGGCCGACGTGCCCACCGCGACCAGATTCCTCGGCTGGGGCCTCGAAGCCTGGCTGAAGGACCTCAAGACCACCGCCGAATCCCACTGCTGA
- a CDS encoding ECF transporter S component has product MTAVAPAVRLGPRSATVLGLASLAGLMMFVWPLLVRVEPQSMQHGPDAPFVFIGILPILIVIVLAEMSEGGMDSKALAMLGVLSAVNAALRPLGAGTAGIETVFFLLVLAGRVLGPGFGFVLGCTSMFASALLTAGVGPWLPFQMMCSAWIGMGAGLLPRRITGKAEITMLVAYGIFVAYVFGFLMNLWFWPFITDAEVPYHDGHISYVPGAPLLENLHRFAVFTLLTSTAGWDTGRAITNTVAILVLGPAVLATLRRASRKASYGVIPSFTDEPASGAGRGRTRRTPLPRPR; this is encoded by the coding sequence GTGACCGCGGTGGCCCCGGCGGTCCGGCTCGGCCCCCGTTCGGCGACGGTGCTCGGCCTCGCGTCGCTGGCGGGGCTGATGATGTTCGTCTGGCCGCTCCTGGTCCGCGTCGAGCCGCAGTCCATGCAGCACGGCCCGGACGCGCCGTTCGTGTTCATCGGGATCCTGCCGATCCTGATCGTCATCGTGCTGGCCGAGATGTCCGAAGGGGGCATGGATTCCAAGGCCCTCGCGATGCTCGGCGTGCTCTCCGCGGTGAACGCCGCCCTGCGGCCCCTCGGCGCGGGGACCGCGGGTATCGAGACCGTGTTCTTCCTGCTGGTGCTGGCCGGGCGGGTGCTCGGCCCCGGGTTCGGTTTCGTGCTGGGCTGTACTTCGATGTTCGCTTCGGCGCTGCTGACCGCCGGGGTGGGGCCGTGGCTGCCGTTCCAGATGATGTGCTCGGCGTGGATCGGGATGGGCGCCGGGCTGCTGCCGCGCCGGATCACCGGCAAGGCGGAGATCACGATGCTGGTGGCGTACGGGATCTTCGTCGCGTACGTCTTCGGATTCCTGATGAACCTGTGGTTCTGGCCGTTCATCACCGACGCCGAGGTGCCGTACCACGACGGGCACATCTCCTACGTGCCCGGCGCCCCGCTGCTGGAGAACCTGCACCGCTTCGCCGTGTTCACCCTGCTGACCTCGACGGCGGGCTGGGACACCGGCCGCGCGATCACCAACACGGTGGCGATCCTGGTGCTGGGGCCCGCCGTGCTCGCGACGTTGCGCCGGGCTTCGCGGAAGGCCTCCTACGGGGTGATCCCCTCGTTCACCGATGAGCCCGCTTCCGGCGCAGGACGTGGAAGGACACGGCGAACGCCACTCCCACGGCCACGATGA
- a CDS encoding ABC transporter ATP-binding protein translates to MIELDHVSFTYHGRAEPVLSDVTLSIGEGELVLFAGRTGAGKSTLLGTINGLVPHFTGGHLEGTVSVDGVTTRSRPPREFAHLVGVVGQDPLAGFVTDTVEDELAYGMEQLGLSPQVMRRRVEETLDLLGIAELRRRALRTLSGGQQQRVAIGSVLTTHPKVLVLDEPTSALDPTAAEEVLATLARLVEDLGTTVLMAEHRMERVIPFADRMIHVPGTGEVIDGTPPEVLKDMPIAPPIVHLGRLAGWDPLPMSVRDARRRASSLTLGAPPARTTTVGEELLAASGVVVRYGPKVAVREAGLTLRAGEVLAMMGRNGSGKSSLLWAVQGSGPRQGGKVTVDGEDPKTLSSAAARALVGMVPQTASDLLYLQTVAAECEAADAESGAEPGRCRELLDRLAPGIDPESHPRDLSEGQRLALVLAVQLSAAPRIMLLDEPTRGLDYTAKAALARMIASLTAEGKAIVVATHDVEFVATIADRVIVMAEGEIVSDGPTGEVLGGSPAFATQIAKILGEPWLTVEEVRSALPQEVP, encoded by the coding sequence ATGATCGAACTGGACCACGTCTCCTTCACCTATCACGGCCGCGCCGAACCGGTGCTGTCCGACGTGACACTTTCCATTGGTGAGGGTGAACTCGTGCTGTTCGCGGGCCGGACGGGCGCGGGCAAGTCGACGCTGCTCGGCACGATCAACGGTCTCGTCCCGCATTTCACCGGCGGTCATCTCGAAGGCACGGTCTCCGTGGACGGCGTGACGACGCGATCCCGGCCGCCGCGCGAGTTCGCGCATCTGGTCGGCGTCGTCGGACAGGATCCCCTCGCGGGCTTCGTGACCGACACGGTGGAGGACGAACTCGCGTACGGCATGGAGCAACTCGGCCTGAGCCCGCAGGTGATGCGCCGCCGCGTGGAGGAGACCCTCGACCTCCTCGGCATCGCGGAACTGCGCAGGCGCGCGCTGCGGACGCTGTCCGGCGGGCAGCAGCAACGGGTGGCGATCGGCTCGGTGCTCACCACCCATCCCAAGGTGCTCGTGCTGGACGAACCGACGTCGGCGCTGGACCCGACCGCGGCGGAGGAGGTGCTCGCGACGCTGGCCCGGCTGGTGGAAGACCTCGGCACGACGGTGCTGATGGCCGAGCACCGGATGGAACGCGTGATCCCGTTCGCGGACCGGATGATCCACGTGCCGGGCACCGGGGAAGTGATCGACGGAACGCCGCCGGAAGTGCTGAAGGACATGCCCATCGCGCCGCCGATCGTCCACTTGGGACGGTTGGCGGGCTGGGATCCGCTGCCGATGTCGGTCCGGGACGCCCGGCGGCGCGCGTCCTCGCTGACGCTGGGGGCTCCGCCCGCGCGGACCACGACAGTGGGCGAGGAGCTGCTGGCCGCGTCCGGTGTCGTCGTGCGTTACGGGCCGAAGGTGGCGGTGCGGGAGGCCGGCCTGACCCTGCGCGCCGGCGAGGTGCTGGCGATGATGGGGCGCAACGGTTCCGGCAAGTCCTCGCTGCTGTGGGCGGTGCAGGGTTCCGGCCCCCGGCAGGGCGGCAAGGTGACCGTCGACGGCGAGGACCCGAAGACGCTGAGCAGCGCCGCGGCCCGGGCCCTGGTCGGAATGGTGCCGCAGACCGCGAGCGATCTGTTGTACCTGCAGACCGTCGCCGCCGAATGCGAAGCCGCCGACGCGGAATCGGGTGCGGAGCCGGGGCGGTGCCGGGAACTGCTCGACAGGCTCGCTCCGGGCATCGATCCCGAGTCGCACCCGCGTGACCTTTCGGAAGGGCAGCGGCTCGCGCTCGTGCTCGCCGTCCAGCTGTCGGCCGCCCCGCGGATCATGCTGCTGGACGAACCGACCCGCGGCCTCGACTACACCGCGAAGGCAGCGCTGGCGCGGATGATCGCTTCGCTGACGGCCGAGGGCAAGGCGATCGTCGTGGCGACCCACGACGTCGAGTTCGTCGCGACGATCGCGGACCGGGTGATCGTGATGGCGGAAGGGGAGATCGTCTCGGACGGCCCGACCGGTGAGGTGCTCGGCGGCTCCCCGGCGTTCGCCACGCAGATCGCGAAGATCCTCGGCGAGCCCTGGCTCACCGTCGAAGAGGTCCGGTCGGCGCTGCCGCAGGAGGTCCCGTGA
- a CDS encoding energy-coupling factor transporter transmembrane protein EcfT — MTSYFLPRDLHPAAWWVWALGLAVAATRTTNPWLLLTIVAVAGYVVVARRSEAPWALAFRLYLYLGAFIVAIRVFFRVVFGGAEGSTILLRLPEIPLPEWAAGIRLFGDVSAESLLGGLYDGMRLATMVICLGAANALANPKRLLKAMPPALYEVGTAVIVALSVFPQLAESVLRVRRARRLRGSSGKKKVKALHTILIPVLEDALSRSLQLAASMDSRGYGRAGMVEARARLITGTLMIAGLLGVCVGVYATLDGSTPRYLAAPVLSAGVVVGLIGFWSAGKRVRRTRYRPDRWHPPEIVVAVSGITVAAVLFATSEVNPMNMNPSLIGLSWPSLSWVPLLGVLIGVLPAFLTPAPEPPYAALEEEARA; from the coding sequence ATGACGTCCTACTTCCTGCCGCGCGATCTGCATCCGGCCGCGTGGTGGGTGTGGGCGCTCGGACTCGCCGTCGCGGCGACCCGCACGACGAACCCGTGGCTGCTGCTGACCATCGTGGCCGTCGCGGGGTACGTCGTCGTGGCCCGCCGCAGCGAGGCGCCGTGGGCGCTGGCGTTCCGGCTGTATCTGTACCTCGGCGCGTTCATCGTCGCGATCCGCGTGTTCTTCCGCGTCGTGTTCGGTGGTGCCGAAGGATCCACGATCCTCCTACGGCTGCCCGAGATCCCGCTGCCGGAATGGGCGGCGGGTATCCGGCTCTTCGGCGACGTTTCCGCGGAATCGTTGCTGGGCGGGCTCTACGACGGGATGCGGCTGGCGACGATGGTGATCTGCCTCGGCGCGGCCAACGCGTTGGCGAACCCGAAACGGCTGCTCAAGGCGATGCCGCCGGCGCTGTACGAGGTGGGCACGGCGGTCATCGTCGCGCTGTCGGTGTTCCCGCAGCTCGCCGAGAGCGTGCTGCGGGTCCGGCGGGCCCGCCGGCTGCGTGGCAGCTCGGGCAAGAAGAAGGTGAAGGCGCTGCACACCATCCTCATCCCGGTACTGGAGGACGCGCTTTCCCGTTCGCTGCAGCTCGCCGCGTCGATGGACTCACGCGGCTACGGCCGGGCGGGAATGGTCGAAGCGCGCGCCAGACTGATCACGGGAACGCTGATGATCGCCGGGCTGCTCGGTGTCTGCGTCGGTGTATACGCCACTTTGGACGGTTCGACGCCCCGATACCTGGCCGCACCGGTGCTTTCCGCGGGTGTCGTGGTCGGCCTGATCGGATTCTGGTCGGCGGGCAAACGCGTCCGGCGCACACGCTACCGGCCGGATCGCTGGCATCCGCCGGAAATCGTCGTCGCCGTCAGCGGGATCACCGTCGCGGCCGTCCTGTTCGCGACGTCGGAGGTGAACCCGATGAACATGAACCCGTCGCTGATCGGCCTGTCCTGGCCTTCGCTGTCGTGGGTGCCGTTGCTCGGGGTGCTGATCGGCGTGCTTCCCGCGTTCCTGACGCCGGCTCCCGAACCTCCGTACGCCGCACTGGAAGAAGAAGCCCGCGCATGA
- a CDS encoding ABC transporter substrate-binding protein yields MKRLLGVVAAVFLIAATAPSAHAIDQGKGYPGFCKDATGVTVVVDFQQLGGTTIVRCNPQTTRGTGLDALKGAGFQIAGVQRWGESFVCRVENRPSATESLPMTGREGYREPCVDTPPAQAYWSYWHASNNCAWDYSQWGVKNRDFIPGGFEGWSFSLNATAQSNPVPRVSAVRPGTENQPCVPREEAKPLTGDPGERQQRPPAGNGQQADGSQPATTAGEAPAAEPGSGALPPPKPRPSASARPKAQDPSSNVAFTGGENAEDVNAVLERESGAAGWAPWAAGAAVLALCVAGFLMARRRKRAQGV; encoded by the coding sequence GTGAAAAGGCTCCTCGGGGTGGTGGCGGCGGTCTTCCTGATCGCCGCCACGGCGCCGTCCGCGCACGCGATCGACCAGGGCAAGGGATATCCCGGGTTCTGCAAGGACGCCACCGGGGTCACCGTGGTGGTGGATTTCCAGCAGCTCGGCGGCACGACGATCGTGCGGTGCAATCCGCAGACCACCCGCGGCACCGGGCTCGACGCGCTCAAGGGCGCCGGTTTCCAGATCGCCGGGGTCCAGCGCTGGGGCGAGTCGTTCGTCTGCCGGGTCGAGAACCGCCCGTCCGCGACCGAGAGCCTTCCCATGACGGGCCGTGAGGGCTACCGGGAGCCGTGCGTCGACACACCGCCGGCTCAGGCTTATTGGTCGTACTGGCACGCCTCGAACAACTGCGCCTGGGACTACAGCCAGTGGGGGGTCAAGAACCGCGACTTCATCCCGGGCGGTTTCGAGGGCTGGTCGTTCTCCCTGAACGCCACCGCCCAGAGCAACCCGGTCCCGCGGGTCTCCGCCGTCCGGCCGGGCACCGAGAACCAGCCCTGTGTGCCGCGAGAAGAGGCGAAGCCGCTTACCGGCGACCCCGGCGAGCGGCAGCAGCGACCGCCGGCGGGGAACGGTCAGCAAGCCGACGGATCTCAACCGGCGACGACCGCGGGAGAGGCTCCGGCCGCGGAGCCGGGTTCCGGCGCGCTGCCGCCGCCCAAGCCGCGTCCGAGTGCTTCGGCGCGGCCGAAGGCGCAGGACCCGTCGTCGAACGTCGCGTTCACCGGCGGGGAGAACGCCGAGGACGTCAACGCGGTGCTCGAACGCGAGTCCGGAGCGGCGGGCTGGGCGCCCTGGGCGGCCGGCGCCGCGGTACTGGCGTTGTGCGTGGCAGGATTCCTGATGGCACGCAGACGCAAACGCGCTCAAGGAGTTTGA
- a CDS encoding flagellar hook-length control protein FliK has translation MKRLLAVTTVLIGLIGLSAAPANAVDTTKGYNGICTGADARTGVTVVIDFQELAAPTITRCSPNAAPGTARTGIKALQDAGIAVAGTARWGLAFVCRLEGRPSATETLPLSTNPNYKEACVTTPPAGAYWGYWHADGSGSTWTYSSSGALNRNVVPGGFEGWSFSLNKSATTNPPPGVTPRNPAVP, from the coding sequence ATGAAGAGACTGCTCGCCGTCACCACTGTCCTCATCGGACTGATCGGGCTGTCCGCCGCACCCGCGAACGCGGTCGACACCACCAAGGGGTACAACGGGATCTGCACCGGCGCCGACGCGCGCACCGGGGTCACGGTCGTGATCGATTTCCAGGAGCTGGCCGCGCCGACGATCACCCGCTGCTCGCCCAACGCCGCGCCGGGCACCGCCCGCACGGGCATCAAGGCGTTGCAGGACGCGGGGATCGCGGTCGCCGGCACCGCACGCTGGGGGCTCGCGTTCGTCTGCCGCCTGGAAGGCCGCCCGTCCGCGACGGAGACCCTCCCGCTGTCGACCAACCCGAACTACAAGGAAGCATGCGTCACCACCCCGCCCGCGGGCGCGTACTGGGGTTACTGGCACGCCGACGGTTCCGGCTCCACCTGGACCTACAGCAGCTCGGGAGCGCTCAACCGCAACGTCGTCCCGGGTGGTTTCGAGGGCTGGTCGTTCTCGCTGAACAAGTCCGCGACGACCAACCCGCCGCCCGGCGTCACGCCGAGGAACCCGGCCGTCCCGTGA
- a CDS encoding prenyltransferase/squalene oxidase repeat-containing protein, whose protein sequence is MRRLVFAVAVLCGIGLAAAPAAAAATHHKADAAAGWLARQMTDGERFEADFGGQKFPDQGLTIDAIFAFAAAGVSDTNAGKAIAWLAKPEITTGYVGGGTEAYAGAHAKLMLAAQIRGKDPASFGGVDLKAGLLSLLTPSGRFSDRSEYGDYSNALSQSLALLALDRTPGGAPAPAVTFLASTQCADGGFPLNFGEATCTSDVDATATVVQALRATGDAVNAGEGTSWLVTKQHANGGFGFGTNAPNANSTGLAAEALAGHRPAAAIKAREFLRSLQTGCAGAEADRGAIAYDATGLNPATAPRATAQAILGLARVPLSELHGGGRPQAPVLTCP, encoded by the coding sequence ATGAGACGTTTGGTTTTCGCTGTCGCCGTGCTGTGCGGCATCGGGCTGGCCGCCGCCCCGGCGGCGGCCGCGGCCACCCACCACAAGGCGGACGCCGCCGCGGGCTGGCTCGCCAGGCAGATGACCGACGGCGAACGGTTCGAGGCCGACTTCGGCGGTCAGAAGTTCCCCGACCAGGGCCTGACGATCGACGCGATCTTCGCGTTCGCCGCGGCCGGGGTGTCCGACACGAACGCGGGCAAGGCGATCGCCTGGCTGGCGAAACCGGAGATCACCACCGGCTACGTCGGCGGCGGCACCGAGGCCTACGCGGGCGCGCACGCCAAGCTGATGCTTGCCGCGCAGATCCGCGGCAAGGACCCCGCGTCGTTCGGCGGCGTCGACCTGAAGGCGGGCCTTCTCTCGCTGCTCACGCCGTCCGGCCGGTTCTCCGACCGGTCCGAATACGGCGACTACTCCAACGCCCTCTCGCAGTCGCTCGCCCTCCTGGCGCTGGACCGCACGCCCGGCGGCGCCCCGGCACCGGCCGTGACGTTCCTCGCGAGCACCCAGTGCGCGGACGGCGGTTTCCCGCTGAACTTCGGCGAGGCGACGTGCACGAGCGACGTCGACGCGACCGCGACGGTCGTGCAGGCCCTGCGCGCCACCGGCGACGCGGTGAACGCCGGCGAGGGCACCTCCTGGCTGGTCACGAAGCAGCACGCGAACGGCGGCTTCGGCTTCGGCACGAATGCGCCCAACGCCAACAGCACCGGCCTCGCCGCGGAAGCGCTGGCCGGTCACCGTCCCGCCGCCGCGATCAAGGCGCGGGAATTCCTGCGGTCGCTGCAGACCGGCTGCGCCGGCGCCGAAGCGGACCGCGGCGCGATCGCCTACGACGCCACCGGCCTGAACCCGGCGACCGCCCCGCGCGCGACCGCGCAGGCGATCCTCGGCCTGGCGAGGGTGCCGCTGAGCGAACTGCACGGCGGTGGACGTCCGCAGGCACCGGTACTCACCTGCCCCTGA
- a CDS encoding LuxR family transcriptional regulator — MPVYPLRGRDDLFGGLRSATGRAVLIRGTEGLGKSALLTALRATLGVRLVGVRGLRAESTLPYGALQRMFGASVSSGAEARDRLGAVSAPTICWVDDAHWVDQESLAALGFAARRLAGAPVGMVLASRSESDEFDSVELPPLSESAADQVLRDRGVPAGVRPQLVDLGDGNPADLVALAASLTPAQAAGREPVSPILRDRLPRYAAELEAMPLDERLRFLGACMDFSARKATWYAAASPADRRAAHARLASVEEGPEALWHRAMATATPSAPLADALAAAPAVDHAAAARHLERAAALTADPAARTARLLAAADAAWQAGRPGWARLLLSRVDAEPGAVALLHGEIELRDGDPAVATHELGTAAELLPDPAAALLLAGEARRLGGDLSGYRALARAVPAGEGLAFAHFRGLTSVYAGRHDDAVAPLEDAVAKGMADTDVAGAVWAAEAAFARGHAEQAHEYAAAAVSRARLGKRHAELPWALVYLSLSAIALDRIPCARAASRDGLRAPHNLRMEHLTLLGLAAALLGDRAPELDEAAEGIAERGLGRPAAVAAWAHACLDLAEDRPDDALSRLEDLASGVSGDQPVIRVLATPQLVEAAVCAGRPERARAAQEVFDRWTLAGAEPCWLALSHRCHALMASDPAVAERRFRLAVEAHRRAGGAMELARTRFAYATLLRRHRRTRDARDQFRDALRGFENVGAARFAERARAGLRAAGETVDVPHRSLAGLTPQQDAITRLVAAGETNKEIARRLVISHRTVDHHLRNIFTALGVRSRVELARRVAAGE, encoded by the coding sequence ATGCCTGTGTACCCGTTGCGGGGCAGGGACGACCTCTTCGGTGGGCTGCGCTCGGCCACCGGGCGCGCCGTGCTGATCCGCGGCACGGAAGGGCTGGGTAAATCGGCCCTGCTCACCGCGCTGCGCGCCACCCTCGGTGTCCGCCTCGTCGGTGTGCGGGGCCTGCGGGCGGAAAGCACGCTGCCGTACGGCGCCCTGCAGCGGATGTTCGGGGCTTCGGTCTCCAGCGGCGCGGAGGCGCGAGACCGGCTCGGCGCCGTCTCGGCTCCGACGATCTGCTGGGTCGACGACGCGCACTGGGTCGACCAGGAGTCCTTGGCGGCACTGGGTTTCGCGGCCCGGCGCTTGGCGGGCGCGCCGGTCGGGATGGTGCTCGCGTCGCGATCCGAGTCGGACGAGTTCGACTCCGTCGAGCTGCCACCGTTGAGCGAGTCCGCCGCCGACCAGGTGCTGCGCGACCGCGGCGTGCCCGCCGGGGTACGCCCGCAGCTGGTCGACCTGGGCGACGGGAATCCCGCCGACCTGGTCGCGCTGGCGGCCTCGCTGACACCCGCGCAGGCGGCCGGGCGGGAGCCGGTTTCGCCGATCCTGCGCGACCGTCTGCCTCGGTACGCGGCCGAGCTCGAGGCGATGCCGCTCGACGAGCGTCTCCGGTTTCTCGGCGCTTGCATGGACTTTTCCGCGCGGAAGGCGACTTGGTACGCGGCGGCGTCCCCGGCCGATCGCCGGGCGGCGCACGCGCGGCTGGCGTCGGTCGAGGAAGGACCGGAGGCGCTCTGGCATCGTGCGATGGCGACGGCCACGCCGTCCGCGCCACTCGCGGACGCGCTCGCCGCGGCACCCGCGGTGGACCACGCCGCCGCTGCTCGGCACCTCGAACGCGCCGCCGCGCTGACCGCCGATCCGGCGGCGCGGACGGCCCGGCTGCTGGCGGCGGCGGACGCGGCCTGGCAGGCGGGCCGGCCGGGATGGGCGCGGCTGCTGCTGTCGAGGGTCGACGCCGAGCCCGGGGCGGTGGCGTTGCTGCACGGGGAGATCGAGCTGCGGGACGGCGATCCCGCCGTCGCCACCCACGAACTCGGCACGGCGGCGGAACTGCTGCCCGATCCGGCCGCCGCGCTCCTGCTGGCGGGCGAGGCGCGGCGGCTCGGCGGCGATTTGAGCGGCTACCGGGCGTTGGCGCGGGCGGTCCCGGCCGGAGAAGGTCTGGCGTTCGCGCACTTCCGCGGTTTGACCTCGGTTTACGCCGGACGGCACGACGACGCCGTCGCCCCGCTGGAGGACGCCGTCGCCAAGGGGATGGCCGACACCGACGTCGCCGGAGCCGTCTGGGCCGCCGAAGCGGCCTTCGCTCGCGGGCATGCGGAGCAGGCGCACGAGTACGCGGCGGCGGCGGTGAGCCGAGCCCGGCTCGGCAAACGGCACGCGGAACTGCCGTGGGCGCTGGTCTACCTTTCGCTTTCGGCCATCGCGCTCGACCGGATCCCCTGTGCGCGGGCGGCGTCCCGCGACGGATTGCGCGCGCCCCACAACCTGCGGATGGAGCATTTGACGTTGCTGGGGCTGGCCGCCGCGCTCCTCGGCGACCGCGCGCCGGAACTGGACGAAGCGGCCGAAGGCATCGCCGAACGCGGCCTCGGCAGGCCCGCCGCCGTCGCCGCGTGGGCGCACGCGTGCCTGGATCTGGCCGAGGACCGGCCCGACGACGCGCTCAGCAGGCTCGAAGATCTCGCTTCGGGCGTCTCCGGCGACCAGCCGGTGATCCGCGTGCTGGCCACTCCGCAACTCGTCGAGGCGGCCGTCTGTGCCGGACGGCCCGAACGCGCCCGTGCCGCGCAGGAGGTGTTCGACCGCTGGACCCTGGCCGGTGCGGAACCCTGCTGGCTCGCGCTGAGCCACCGCTGTCACGCGCTGATGGCGTCGGATCCCGCCGTGGCGGAACGGCGTTTCCGGCTGGCCGTCGAGGCGCACCGGCGGGCGGGCGGCGCGATGGAACTCGCCAGGACGCGGTTCGCGTACGCCACCCTGCTGCGACGGCATCGCCGGACCCGCGACGCCCGCGACCAGTTCCGAGATGCCTTGCGCGGCTTCGAAAACGTCGGCGCGGCCCGGTTCGCCGAACGGGCGAGAGCGGGGCTGCGGGCGGCGGGCGAGACCGTCGACGTGCCGCACCGATCGCTCGCCGGGCTCACCCCGCAACAGGACGCGATCACCCGGCTGGTGGCGGCGGGGGAGACGAACAAGGAGATCGCGCGGCGGCTGGTGATCAGCCACCGCACGGTGGACCACCACCTGCGGAACATCTTCACCGCGCTGGGAGTGCGGTCACGCGTGGAACTCGCGCGCCGGGTCGCCGCCGGTGAGTGA
- a CDS encoding QsdR family transcriptional regulator translates to MNPSAEDIVRAAARWIDRGVRVDTSAFAQDLGISRSTLFRRVGNREDLLGDALYYLSERTLTAAARTWEREEGDVVRNAAGELRCLAIMREYRSVLAASAGFRRFLDDEPVLAIRLLTDPDGRVQPRVIAAHVELLRRDVDAGGFEPSVGLDSLCYAIVRLGEAFLYSDVLASRAPDLDAASTLLGALVEGRVPSKTL, encoded by the coding sequence GTGAATCCCTCAGCCGAGGACATAGTCCGCGCGGCGGCCCGGTGGATCGATCGCGGCGTCCGCGTCGACACCTCCGCCTTCGCCCAAGACCTGGGCATCTCGCGCAGCACCCTGTTCCGTCGCGTCGGAAACCGGGAAGACCTGCTCGGTGATGCCCTCTACTACCTGTCCGAGCGCACCCTGACGGCCGCCGCGCGCACCTGGGAGCGCGAAGAGGGCGACGTGGTGCGCAACGCGGCCGGTGAACTGCGCTGTCTCGCGATCATGCGGGAATACCGGTCGGTGCTGGCGGCGAGCGCGGGGTTCCGGCGCTTTCTCGACGACGAGCCGGTGCTGGCGATCAGGCTGCTCACCGACCCGGACGGCCGGGTCCAGCCGAGGGTGATCGCCGCGCACGTCGAGCTGCTGCGCCGCGACGTCGACGCGGGTGGTTTCGAGCCCAGCGTCGGTCTGGACAGCCTCTGTTACGCCATCGTGCGGCTGGGGGAGGCGTTCCTGTATTCGGACGTCCTGGCCTCCCGGGCGCCCGATCTCGACGCGGCGTCGACGCTGCTCGGAGCGCTCGTGGAAGGACGGGTGCCGAGCAAGACCTTGTGA